In the Siphonobacter curvatus genome, one interval contains:
- a CDS encoding T9SS type A sorting domain-containing protein — protein sequence MKKLTLFTWFLLLGTFLQGYAQSGDLEVVSIDPAKSPLSVGETSELILAVNQNGPQDLPTGSARVTISMDTRYTNWVTPLTITDECGGIWTLQTTNVTGTTAQIQIRNNGGPLTFLAECIIHIPIQAVAVGKGSITVGSTVFGPGVSDPNGTNQGANSAVNVIGPTPVTLGSFVASKEGLSAQLGWVTLQEKNTKSFEVEHSLDGRSWRQLGSVAAVGNSLTQQRYSYQDTDPANGLNYYRLRMVDLDGHTELSRSQSLSFERGLQASVYPNPAVDYLTLEVKDISKVASVQILSTTGRAVYESAAPATQVKVSSLTKGLYLVRFQFKNGSTETYKVIKQ from the coding sequence ATGAAAAAGCTCACTCTCTTTACCTGGTTTTTGTTGCTGGGTACATTCCTGCAAGGCTACGCTCAATCGGGCGATTTAGAAGTCGTTTCCATTGACCCGGCCAAGTCCCCCCTCTCGGTGGGCGAAACCTCGGAGTTGATTCTGGCCGTCAATCAAAACGGTCCCCAGGACTTGCCCACGGGCTCGGCCCGGGTAACGATTTCGATGGACACCCGCTACACCAACTGGGTGACGCCGCTGACCATTACCGACGAATGCGGGGGCATCTGGACGCTGCAAACCACGAATGTGACGGGTACCACGGCCCAGATTCAGATTCGCAACAACGGCGGTCCGCTCACCTTTCTGGCCGAATGTATCATTCACATTCCCATCCAGGCCGTGGCCGTAGGTAAGGGTTCCATCACGGTAGGTTCGACCGTCTTTGGTCCGGGCGTAAGTGACCCCAATGGCACCAACCAGGGAGCCAATAGTGCGGTGAACGTGATCGGACCCACTCCGGTCACGCTGGGCAGCTTCGTGGCCAGCAAAGAAGGGCTGAGTGCTCAGCTGGGCTGGGTGACCTTGCAGGAGAAAAACACGAAAAGCTTCGAAGTCGAGCACAGTCTGGATGGACGCAGTTGGCGGCAGCTGGGTTCGGTAGCAGCGGTGGGTAACAGCCTGACCCAGCAGCGCTACAGCTACCAGGACACCGACCCGGCCAACGGGCTAAATTACTACCGCTTGCGGATGGTGGACTTGGATGGTCACACCGAGCTGTCGCGATCGCAGAGTCTGTCGTTTGAGCGGGGCCTGCAAGCCAGCGTATATCCCAATCCGGCGGTGGATTATCTGACCCTGGAGGTCAAGGATATCAGCAAGGTAGCCAGTGTGCAGATTCTCTCGACGACGGGCAGGGCGGTTTACGAGAGTGCGGCTCCCGCCACTCAGGTCAAGGTCAGCAGTCTGACCAAGGGTCTCTACCTGGTCCGCTTCCAGTTCAAGAACGGTTCCACCGAAACCTATAAAGTCATTAAGCAATAA
- a CDS encoding sugar transferase, protein MSHFTLPTSVISAPSRRVIHRLRKGNRTGKGLLLITGYDYFLTKRDYKRLLPQYEEVILVPRHTDDEYLLNVILYPILSKYALIHLVANPEYDQQHHQVYQFMVKQSKMIRVSTITDFCEQMLGKVYIAQNAHERTFTNDLPVFRPGIRVLKKGMDVLASIFFLFFTSPFWVWCALRIKQQSPGPVFYRQARVGRQDQEFYCVKFRSMRLDAEVAGAAFSSKKDRRTFPFGAFMRKIRLDELPQFLNVLKGEMSLVGPRPERKVFTTSFENQIPHYQTRHQVKPGITGYAQICYPYGAGVKDARHKLMYDLYYIKHWSIRLEAYILWRTVITVITKQGC, encoded by the coding sequence ATGAGTCATTTTACGCTTCCCACCTCGGTTATTTCGGCTCCCTCCCGTCGGGTTATTCATCGCCTGCGGAAGGGAAACCGTACAGGAAAAGGCTTATTATTGATTACGGGTTATGATTACTTTTTAACCAAACGGGATTATAAACGCCTTTTACCCCAATACGAAGAAGTTATTCTGGTGCCTCGGCATACTGACGACGAGTATTTGTTGAATGTGATTCTATACCCCATTCTCAGTAAATACGCCTTGATTCATCTGGTGGCTAATCCAGAGTACGATCAGCAGCACCATCAGGTTTACCAGTTTATGGTCAAACAGAGTAAGATGATTCGAGTCAGTACCATCACTGATTTCTGCGAACAGATGCTAGGGAAAGTGTACATTGCTCAAAACGCCCACGAACGCACCTTTACGAACGATTTACCCGTTTTTAGACCTGGGATTCGCGTTTTGAAGAAAGGCATGGACGTGCTGGCATCGATCTTCTTTTTGTTTTTTACCTCTCCATTCTGGGTCTGGTGTGCCCTTCGAATTAAGCAACAGTCACCGGGACCTGTTTTCTACCGGCAAGCCCGCGTTGGACGACAGGATCAGGAGTTTTACTGCGTCAAGTTTCGCTCCATGCGACTGGATGCCGAGGTAGCTGGAGCGGCCTTCTCCAGTAAAAAGGATCGTCGTACCTTCCCTTTTGGAGCGTTCATGCGAAAAATTCGACTGGATGAATTACCCCAGTTTCTCAATGTACTCAAGGGTGAAATGTCATTGGTAGGTCCTCGTCCGGAACGTAAGGTATTTACCACTTCTTTTGAGAACCAGATTCCGCATTACCAAACCCGTCATCAGGTGAAACCGGGCATTACAGGCTACGCCCAGATCTGTTATCCGTACGGAGCAGGCGTAAAAGATGCTCGTCATAAACTCATGTATGATCTTTATTACATCAAGCACTGGAGCATTCGGTTGGAAGCCTATATCCTCTGGCGTACGGTGATTACCGTTATTACGAAACAGGGATGCTAA